The following are from one region of the Mycolicibacterium helvum genome:
- a CDS encoding ABC transporter permease — MRWLRAGSMALRRIHLAALIADWRRTLLSVLGVALGVTVVLGVLILKSEVARPFDAFGPSLTHAADTEVVEVTPNVSGRLPIATVNQLHTEIPGAAVIPIVAGLTPVDVPGATKHGFFLLGGSCQIELLVGTFDCEQRARDMKPADGPGVPLQIPTAIAERHGLKLGDEVRIPGLPRGSAHLGWTFAEFDRVAGINDGYVLLAPSTDIAAALLGSPGYVTSTFVVPRPGIDRSHLTADIDRVVAGVAVAGAPHPHLPAVFENGAQTFNLVAVAGIIVGILIAVNTILLAVEDRRAVMGTIGAIGAGPAGLFGGMVTEGAVVGLVGGLLGVPSGFLLGNYLVGSFGQSMLAGSGGTIAAHFTPSLIPLGAGAGIVCGVLAMIGPAARLVRDGPLAAMASAGGVQRARRIPVWPLFIGVGLLAASVVVLKIFERGSLPLNVGINGMTMGLFGLVLATVWLAPREAGVLIKGLTIVRPAVGRLLSADFGRYALLFAFSAALLAESTSFAIGSYSMQLLGTSQVAAQKPDRLPDSLLIAPQSVLDQRDGQLSDATFALVSRAANGRNVSARWRSTISSGSSSRLVAGVTPGDWYSRALYEPTAAGDAFWQGLQDGEVGLSEIAASRLEAAAGDTVELPTVNGPKRYRVAGIVTPQMVNDAAVGDIVLVSERLARADWAAVRDQVAVAYQSSVDASAHRDDFLKLDAGLWVYDTEQWRSVAATGIERFLQPFTLAGYVVMAAAGLSLLNVFVLGLVQRKRERAALRAIGVTPGQEQAVIIANAVLLGLLVASLAALGGVGLTYLWSLGSPVYYGIKIEWGVAQLALRSGVTAVFALIAIAAVYPVIHARRLEAVDILRTS, encoded by the coding sequence ATGCGTTGGTTGCGCGCGGGATCGATGGCGTTGCGGCGCATCCACCTTGCGGCGCTGATCGCGGACTGGCGCCGCACGCTGCTCAGCGTTCTCGGCGTCGCCCTCGGGGTGACTGTGGTGCTGGGCGTTCTGATCCTCAAATCAGAGGTCGCCCGCCCGTTCGACGCCTTCGGTCCGTCGCTTACCCACGCCGCCGACACCGAGGTGGTCGAGGTGACACCGAACGTCAGCGGTCGGTTGCCGATCGCGACCGTCAACCAGCTGCACACCGAGATCCCCGGGGCGGCCGTCATCCCGATCGTCGCCGGCCTCACGCCCGTGGACGTTCCAGGTGCCACCAAGCATGGCTTCTTCCTGCTCGGCGGCTCATGCCAGATCGAGTTGTTGGTGGGCACGTTCGACTGCGAACAGCGCGCCCGTGACATGAAGCCCGCAGACGGGCCCGGTGTGCCGCTGCAGATTCCGACGGCGATCGCCGAACGTCATGGCCTGAAACTCGGTGACGAGGTGCGCATCCCCGGTCTGCCCCGAGGTTCTGCGCATCTGGGGTGGACATTTGCCGAATTCGACCGCGTCGCGGGCATTAACGACGGCTACGTGTTGCTGGCGCCCTCCACCGATATCGCGGCGGCGCTGCTCGGCTCCCCTGGCTACGTCACGTCCACGTTCGTCGTCCCACGACCCGGGATCGACAGATCGCACCTCACCGCTGATATTGATCGGGTGGTCGCCGGCGTCGCAGTGGCTGGCGCCCCCCATCCGCACCTGCCTGCCGTGTTCGAGAACGGCGCGCAGACCTTCAACCTGGTCGCGGTGGCCGGCATCATCGTCGGCATCTTGATCGCGGTGAACACGATCCTGCTGGCCGTCGAGGACCGGCGCGCGGTGATGGGAACCATCGGTGCGATCGGCGCCGGGCCTGCTGGGTTGTTCGGCGGAATGGTCACCGAAGGAGCAGTGGTGGGCCTCGTCGGTGGATTGTTGGGCGTACCAAGCGGATTCCTCCTTGGTAACTATCTGGTCGGCAGTTTCGGACAGTCCATGCTGGCCGGATCTGGCGGCACAATCGCTGCGCATTTCACGCCGAGCCTGATTCCGCTCGGCGCGGGTGCAGGAATCGTCTGCGGCGTCCTCGCCATGATCGGGCCCGCCGCCAGGTTGGTCCGTGACGGACCGCTGGCGGCAATGGCGAGCGCTGGTGGAGTGCAGCGCGCCCGAAGAATTCCCGTCTGGCCGCTGTTCATCGGGGTCGGCTTGCTGGCGGCTTCGGTCGTCGTGCTGAAGATTTTCGAGCGCGGATCGCTACCACTGAACGTGGGCATCAACGGCATGACGATGGGGTTGTTCGGGTTGGTGCTGGCCACGGTATGGCTCGCCCCGCGCGAGGCCGGTGTACTGATCAAGGGGCTGACGATCGTGCGTCCCGCCGTCGGGCGCCTGCTGAGCGCCGACTTCGGGCGCTACGCATTGCTTTTCGCGTTCTCCGCCGCATTGCTCGCCGAGAGCACGAGCTTTGCCATCGGGTCATACAGCATGCAGCTGCTCGGCACCTCCCAGGTTGCAGCGCAGAAGCCGGACCGCCTTCCCGACTCGTTGTTGATCGCCCCGCAGTCGGTGCTCGATCAGCGGGACGGCCAACTCTCTGACGCAACGTTCGCGCTGGTGTCTCGCGCTGCTAACGGACGCAACGTCTCGGCGCGCTGGCGATCGACGATCTCGTCGGGAAGTTCCTCACGACTTGTCGCCGGCGTCACACCGGGTGATTGGTACAGCAGAGCGCTGTATGAGCCGACGGCTGCCGGTGACGCGTTCTGGCAGGGCCTGCAGGACGGCGAGGTCGGACTGAGCGAGATTGCGGCGAGCCGGCTCGAAGCTGCCGCGGGAGACACCGTCGAGCTGCCCACCGTGAATGGACCGAAGCGGTATCGAGTAGCCGGGATCGTTACGCCACAGATGGTCAATGACGCCGCGGTGGGCGATATCGTCCTGGTTTCCGAGCGCTTGGCACGCGCCGACTGGGCTGCGGTACGCGATCAGGTCGCGGTGGCCTACCAGTCGTCGGTCGACGCGAGTGCCCACCGTGACGATTTCCTGAAGCTGGATGCCGGATTGTGGGTGTACGACACCGAACAATGGCGATCGGTGGCCGCCACCGGGATAGAGCGCTTTCTGCAACCGTTCACGCTCGCCGGCTATGTGGTGATGGCCGCCGCGGGTCTGAGCCTGCTCAACGTGTTCGTGCTGGGATTGGTGCAACGCAAACGTGAGCGAGCCGCATTACGGGCAATCGGGGTTACCCCGGGACAAGAGCAGGCCGTGATCATCGCCAACGCCGTCCTGCTCGGCCTGCTGGTCGCGAGCCTGGCCGCGCTCGGCGGTGTGGGGCTGACCTACCTCTGGTCGTTGGGCTCACCGGTGTACTACGGCATCAAGATCGAATGGGGTGTGGCCCAATTGGCGTTGCGATCCGGGGTGACCGCCGTATTCGCCTTGATCGCGATCGCCGCGGTGTATCCCGTGATCCATGCGCGTCGCCTGGAGGCGGTCGACATACTGCGCACCAGCTAG